A region of Muntiacus reevesi chromosome 11, mMunRee1.1, whole genome shotgun sequence DNA encodes the following proteins:
- the LOC136144462 gene encoding small nuclear ribonucleoprotein E-like: MAYRGQGQKVQKVMVQPINLIFRYLQNRSWIQVWLYEQVNMHIEGCIIGLDEYMNLTLDDAEKIHSKTKSRKQLGRIMLKGDNITLLQSVSS, encoded by the coding sequence ATGGCATACCGGGGTCAGGGCCAGAAGGTGCAGAAGGTGATGGTGCAGCCCATCAATCTCATCTTCAGATACTTGCAAAATAGATCGTGGATTCAGGTGTGGCTTTATGAGCAAGTGAATATGCACATAGAAGGCTGTATCATTGGTCTTGATGAGTATATGAACCTCACATTAGATGATGCAGAAAAGATTCATTCTAAAACAAAGTCAAGAAAACAACTGGGTCGGATCATGCTAAAAGGAGATAACATTACTCTGCTCCAAAGTGTCTCCAGCTAG